One segment of Pseudodesulfovibrio sp. 5S69 DNA contains the following:
- a CDS encoding putative sulfate exporter family transporter, giving the protein MAEKRWLTEDKLALIMGLILFALGLFSFAGVDLLGWGVSTNTWIHPGQIFSVTAKADYGGLNGYASLFLTYAFITLFLSFGVKFLGGDVPKFIKSFTVVFFLSMICWAAGHYAVIAATPDKLEKFGLTWAMGLTGEAGFIVALVVGIIIGNFFPGFAEEMKEALRPEMYIKIAIVILGAELGVKAVDAMGLASAVIFRGLCAIIEAYLIYWALVYYVSRKYFKFSKEWSAPLASGISICGVSAAIATGGSIRARPIVPIMVSSLVVVFTCIEMLVLPFVAQWWLSGEPMVAGAWMGLAVKSDGGAVASGAITDALIRAKVLADTGVQYQGGWITMATTTIKIFIDVFIGIWAFVLAAVWCTFIECKPGQGGMKIGEILDRFPRFVVGYVVTFLVMLLICVMNKDLIPLGKATIAGTHVFRGLFFVLTFFTIGMVSNFKKLWAEGIGKLAAVYIVCLGGFIIWIGLFISWLFFHGVKPPVV; this is encoded by the coding sequence ATGGCGGAAAAACGGTGGCTTACCGAGGACAAGCTCGCACTCATCATGGGGCTGATTCTCTTCGCTCTCGGCCTGTTCAGTTTTGCCGGGGTCGATTTGTTGGGGTGGGGAGTCAGCACGAACACCTGGATACATCCCGGGCAGATCTTTTCCGTGACGGCCAAGGCCGATTACGGCGGATTGAACGGGTATGCGTCCCTGTTCCTGACCTATGCGTTCATCACCCTGTTCCTGAGCTTCGGCGTGAAGTTCCTGGGCGGTGACGTCCCCAAGTTCATCAAGTCCTTTACCGTGGTTTTCTTCCTGAGCATGATCTGCTGGGCCGCCGGGCACTACGCGGTCATCGCGGCCACCCCGGACAAGCTGGAGAAATTCGGCCTGACCTGGGCCATGGGCCTGACCGGCGAGGCGGGCTTCATCGTCGCGCTGGTGGTGGGCATCATCATCGGCAACTTCTTCCCCGGTTTCGCCGAGGAGATGAAGGAAGCCCTGCGTCCTGAGATGTACATCAAGATCGCCATCGTCATCCTGGGCGCCGAGCTCGGCGTCAAGGCCGTCGACGCCATGGGGCTGGCCTCCGCGGTCATTTTCCGAGGCCTGTGCGCCATCATCGAGGCGTATCTGATCTACTGGGCGCTGGTCTATTACGTCTCGCGCAAGTACTTCAAGTTCAGCAAGGAGTGGTCCGCGCCGCTGGCCTCGGGCATCTCCATCTGCGGCGTTTCCGCGGCCATCGCCACGGGCGGCTCCATCCGCGCGCGGCCCATCGTGCCGATCATGGTCTCGTCGCTGGTCGTCGTCTTCACCTGCATCGAGATGCTGGTGCTGCCGTTTGTGGCCCAGTGGTGGCTCAGCGGCGAACCCATGGTCGCCGGCGCCTGGATGGGCCTGGCGGTCAAGTCCGACGGCGGCGCGGTCGCCTCGGGCGCCATCACCGACGCGCTGATCCGCGCCAAGGTCCTGGCCGACACCGGCGTGCAGTACCAGGGCGGCTGGATTACCATGGCCACCACGACCATCAAGATCTTCATCGACGTGTTCATCGGCATCTGGGCCTTTGTCCTGGCCGCCGTGTGGTGTACGTTCATCGAATGCAAGCCCGGCCAGGGCGGCATGAAGATCGGTGAAATCCTGGACCGTTTCCCCCGCTTCGTCGTGGGGTACGTGGTCACCTTCCTGGTCATGCTGCTCATCTGCGTCATGAACAAGGACCTCATCCCGCTGGGCAAGGCGACCATTGCCGGGACCCACGTCTTCAGGGGCCTGTTCTTCGTGTTGACCTTCTTCACCATCGGCATGGTGTCGAACTTCAAGAAGCTGTGGGCCGAGGGCATCGGCAAGCTGGCGGCCGTCTACATCGTCTGCCTGGGCGGCTTCATCATCTGGATCGGGTTGTTCATCTCCTGGCTGTTCTTCCACGGCGTGAAGCCGCCGGTCGTCTAG
- a CDS encoding response regulator: MIDVIIVEDDPMVAAINSEYLSRLEGFNLRGHFGTAKPCLDYLDRQEQTLVLLDVFMPGLDGLELLQHIRNTYTRVDVIMITADRSSNDIKKALRLGVIDYLMKPFTFERFQVALLSYQERRRLLESHAELDQSILDKRIFIREKPSYPKGVDADTLQNIQNSLSSRTESCSMKDLEQDIGLSRVSIKKYLVYLEEIGKVSSHLDYPAIGRPLRKYRWL; encoded by the coding sequence ATGATTGACGTCATCATCGTCGAGGACGACCCCATGGTCGCGGCCATCAATTCCGAATATCTGTCCCGGCTGGAGGGGTTCAACCTGCGCGGCCACTTCGGCACGGCAAAGCCCTGCCTCGACTACCTGGACCGCCAGGAGCAGACCCTGGTCCTGCTCGACGTGTTCATGCCGGGGCTGGACGGCCTTGAACTGCTGCAGCACATCCGCAACACCTACACGCGGGTGGACGTCATCATGATCACCGCCGACCGCAGCTCGAACGACATCAAGAAGGCGTTGCGCCTCGGGGTCATAGACTACCTGATGAAGCCCTTCACCTTCGAGCGCTTCCAGGTGGCCCTCCTCTCCTACCAGGAACGGCGGAGGCTGCTCGAATCGCATGCGGAACTGGATCAGAGCATTCTGGACAAGAGGATCTTCATCCGCGAAAAACCGTCTTACCCCAAGGGGGTCGACGCGGACACGCTGCAAAACATCCAGAACAGCCTGTCGAGCCGAACGGAAAGCTGCAGCATGAAGGACCTGGAGCAGGACATCGGCCTGTCCCGCGTCTCCATCAAGAAATACCTCGTCTACCTGGAAGAGATCGGCAAGGTGTCGAGCCACCTCGATTACCCGGCCATCGGCCGCCCCCTGCGCAAGTATCGGTGGCTCTGA
- a CDS encoding ATP-binding protein: protein MILRFFSPLFRKTRLKTKLMLMVCAMFVPPFALLDLHVHHLIDSEYRHVAGTQAMSVAEITSKMPLVKRFMQGDSALMPEIRSELTMLTKASRVKFIVLIDMHGMRTYHPVAENIGKHVVGGDAGDAIRGKSYISFATGTFGTSLRALTPIYGDDGRQVGVTIVGIMSDAIEQSIARFIAPIWPDLFFVLIFGLVMAVLFSKSIINILHGLEPEDIARRLEERVAMLSTVREGIVAIDTNARITLVNAEATRILNNIGIEGDFLGQPVEEVVPNSRLPEILVTRQPEFDNEQNLLGTIILTNRTPIMVNGTLVGAIATFRDMTEVRQLAENLTGVNRYVDALRTQSHDFLNRLHVIYGLLQKGKLKALSKYLSNLIGVRMKEHAALSSGIKDAVIAGFLSSKFNKARELGTQVEFEIEGVLPDITDPTLRNGFVTIVGNIIDNGIDAMAETEKKHMAVDFTVDDEQIWIMIQDSGEGIEDGLMDKIFTRNFSTKGRDRGLGLYLVLLTVDSLGGTLEMDSKPGKGTRVTVQLPLSASKEGKND from the coding sequence ATGATACTACGGTTCTTTTCCCCGCTTTTCCGCAAGACGCGGCTCAAGACCAAACTCATGCTGATGGTCTGCGCCATGTTCGTGCCGCCCTTCGCCCTGCTCGACCTCCACGTCCATCACCTCATCGACTCAGAATACCGCCACGTGGCCGGAACCCAGGCCATGAGCGTAGCGGAAATCACCTCGAAGATGCCGCTGGTGAAACGCTTCATGCAGGGCGACAGCGCGCTGATGCCGGAAATCCGCAGCGAACTGACGATGCTGACCAAGGCCAGCCGGGTCAAGTTCATCGTGCTCATCGACATGCACGGCATGCGCACCTATCACCCGGTCGCGGAAAACATCGGCAAGCATGTCGTCGGCGGCGACGCGGGAGACGCCATCCGGGGGAAGAGCTACATCTCCTTCGCCACGGGCACGTTCGGCACGTCCCTGAGGGCCCTTACCCCCATCTACGGCGACGACGGCCGCCAGGTCGGCGTGACCATCGTGGGCATCATGTCCGACGCCATCGAGCAATCCATCGCCCGATTCATAGCGCCGATCTGGCCCGACCTTTTCTTTGTGCTCATCTTCGGCCTGGTGATGGCGGTCCTGTTCTCGAAAAGCATCATCAACATCCTGCACGGACTCGAACCCGAAGATATCGCCAGGCGCCTGGAGGAACGGGTGGCCATGCTCAGCACGGTGCGCGAAGGTATCGTCGCCATCGACACCAACGCCCGGATTACCTTGGTGAACGCCGAAGCCACCAGGATATTGAACAATATCGGCATCGAAGGTGATTTCCTCGGCCAGCCGGTCGAGGAGGTGGTGCCGAACTCCCGCCTCCCGGAGATACTCGTCACCAGGCAGCCCGAATTCGACAATGAACAGAATCTCCTGGGGACGATCATCCTGACCAACCGGACGCCCATCATGGTCAACGGCACCCTCGTCGGCGCCATCGCCACGTTCAGAGACATGACCGAAGTCCGCCAACTGGCCGAGAACCTGACGGGAGTAAACCGGTACGTGGATGCCCTCCGGACCCAATCGCACGACTTCCTGAACCGGCTGCACGTCATCTATGGCTTGTTGCAGAAAGGCAAGCTCAAGGCACTCTCCAAATACCTGTCGAACCTCATCGGCGTGCGCATGAAGGAACATGCGGCCCTGTCCTCGGGCATCAAGGACGCGGTCATTGCCGGATTCCTCTCCAGCAAATTCAACAAAGCGAGGGAGCTGGGCACCCAGGTCGAGTTCGAGATCGAAGGGGTGCTGCCGGACATCACCGATCCAACGCTGCGCAACGGCTTCGTGACCATCGTCGGCAACATCATCGACAACGGGATCGACGCCATGGCCGAAACCGAGAAAAAACACATGGCCGTCGACTTCACGGTGGACGACGAACAGATCTGGATAATGATCCAGGACTCCGGCGAAGGCATCGAAGACGGCCTGATGGACAAGATCTTCACCCGGAACTTCTCCACCAAGGGGCGCGACCGCGGACTCGGCCTGTATCTCGTCCTGCTCACGGTGGACTCCCTCGGCGGAACGCTGGAAATGGACTCCAAGCCGGGAAAAGGGACCCGTGTGACCGTGCAACTGCCGCTTTCCGCGAGTAAGGAGGGAAAAAATGATTGA
- a CDS encoding triphosphoribosyl-dephospho-CoA synthase, with the protein MTLYCPIRRITPAAVGKTAVRAAIHEATATPKPGLVCPDSAGAHRDMDISTMIVSAMSLEPYFRGAAALGMGDAGAPPRDAFRRLRGLGRAAEETMLASTGGVNTHKGLIFSLGVLAAAAGRNEALDKGLDCASVCATAATLVQGLTERDFGPFRPLRRSGLTENGLLRRGRLIAGRSLTAGEKFFILYGIKGIRGEAEQGFPHVLAAKAEFDRWIGGHSLNIASINALLLLMRDMADTNVLHRGGRAGLELVRDEARRALDAGGAATPEGMHLLRAMQRRFIVGNLSPGGCADLLAIVLFFHFLATEPAAPDPLREAP; encoded by the coding sequence ATGACCCTTTACTGCCCGATACGACGCATAACCCCCGCAGCCGTCGGCAAGACGGCCGTCAGGGCGGCCATTCACGAGGCGACCGCCACCCCGAAGCCCGGACTGGTCTGCCCTGATTCGGCGGGAGCCCACCGGGACATGGACATCTCCACCATGATCGTCAGCGCCATGAGCCTGGAGCCTTATTTCCGCGGGGCCGCCGCACTGGGCATGGGCGATGCCGGGGCCCCCCCGCGGGACGCCTTCCGCCGCCTGCGCGGGTTGGGCCGCGCGGCGGAAGAGACCATGCTCGCCTCCACCGGCGGCGTGAACACCCACAAGGGGCTGATCTTCTCGCTGGGGGTCCTGGCGGCCGCCGCGGGGCGCAACGAGGCTCTCGACAAAGGCCTGGATTGCGCCTCGGTCTGCGCGACGGCGGCCACGCTGGTCCAAGGCCTCACGGAGCGCGACTTCGGGCCCTTCCGCCCTCTGCGCCGGTCGGGGCTCACGGAAAACGGTCTGCTGCGCCGGGGGCGGCTGATTGCGGGACGCAGCCTGACAGCCGGAGAGAAATTCTTTATTTTATACGGCATCAAGGGTATCAGGGGCGAGGCGGAACAGGGGTTTCCCCACGTCCTCGCCGCCAAGGCGGAATTCGACCGCTGGATCGGCGGCCACAGCCTCAACATAGCCTCGATCAACGCCCTGCTGTTGCTCATGCGCGACATGGCCGATACCAACGTGCTGCACAGGGGCGGGCGGGCCGGCCTCGAACTGGTCCGCGACGAGGCCCGGCGCGCGCTGGACGCGGGGGGAGCCGCGACCCCCGAGGGAATGCACCTGCTCCGCGCCATGCAACGGCGGTTCATTGTCGGCAACCTCAGTCCGGGAGGCTGTGCCGACCTGCTGGCCATCGTCCTGTTCTTCCATTTTCTTGCGACGGAGCCTGCCGCTCCGGATCCGCTTCGTGAGGCGCCATGA
- the citX gene encoding citrate lyase holo-[acyl-carrier protein] synthase translates to MRSESTGTTAGRSSRAILDAREERWLRKLALAADTGASVLSLGLNLPGGDKNPPGAQELLTALGAAMDGILDAARPGWRPLHDEWIESADGPFRLLATAIPARTLKRLAMELEGAHPFGRLADADVLAPDGEPLSRRDLGLPPRRCFLCDEEAALCRARSSHSADAVWRYMQRALDSALALSGYPPAGDAS, encoded by the coding sequence ATGCGGTCTGAGTCAACCGGCACAACAGCCGGGCGTTCCTCCAGGGCCATACTCGATGCCCGGGAGGAACGCTGGCTCCGCAAGCTGGCCTTGGCGGCCGACACCGGCGCGAGCGTACTCTCATTGGGACTCAACCTCCCCGGAGGCGACAAGAACCCGCCCGGCGCCCAGGAACTCCTGACGGCGCTGGGTGCGGCCATGGACGGAATCCTCGACGCCGCCCGCCCAGGATGGCGTCCCCTCCATGACGAATGGATCGAGAGCGCGGACGGCCCGTTCCGCCTGCTGGCCACGGCTATTCCGGCCCGGACGCTCAAACGGCTCGCCATGGAACTCGAAGGAGCACACCCCTTCGGCAGACTGGCCGATGCGGATGTACTCGCCCCGGACGGGGAGCCTCTTTCCCGGCGGGACCTCGGCCTGCCGCCCAGAAGATGCTTCCTCTGCGATGAGGAGGCGGCCCTTTGCCGGGCCCGGTCGAGCCATTCCGCCGACGCGGTGTGGCGATACATGCAGCGGGCCCTGGACTCGGCCCTGGCCCTCTCCGGCTACCCGCCCGCAGGGGATGCGTCATGA